The Calliphora vicina chromosome 3, idCalVici1.1, whole genome shotgun sequence genome contains a region encoding:
- the ms(2)34Fe gene encoding uncharacterized protein ms(2)34Fe, translated as MSGKRQNTERFRDKTSYSLYCVNIYGSGLKAIKDEFKRQVETGLRQTLFMVDLEELQEDLNNQPRNTKMRKELKENFNTYIINSLIQHIQGFCKEYELLTKKINEELKFDLYEYWLQHIEEKPKMSLDKTDKIKEKKTAKLSNASKLNKINCISSLKAREHNRVGQSKLMSQRKYIKDEPTSGKLYIIILGQMSEHFYTDLLRRDQPLEGIINFIPTESNYDIMLGNNKLRNFIAETLEIINSSIYQIRQEVFTKQVGLFNHNLPIISNCLATKHSREIYDQLTWSIYDMDMLKQQYEMYYYRPYQVIDVGIPVGVNLTQLYHAAESLSIQGNFQKCNLPINGTDLASIAGYLNSLLNTSDLSEELQQSCSNISLQNSFSSVTKIPKYERLIVAENNKLLLNMVQYADLNRYQSIYLCCLDYSILRQYAMSSEQQFLPTFIRHDEQNLSNFESLTLPKYVKFYANADCSGQRITELLKEYDNCEIQEISPGYKLYAFKRFYNALNEDDGRVIIPTRLCFRDFSLYQMEEFLKNLKIPQLNTDSPSEESIQEKKVKTVEFNENMFIRPNSLKALKLQKERSSEENRSRKSESRSSRSKNEKKSSLNKSTTKTEESMGLPQDHPLLMGYNLEDTLQEVKYKVSKYYFKLGFVKLYEEMWCFQVMNKQLALAINNATIFFHKPRRELKGLGNNIRLITNNNVDIRILNDPLECSKIVMNYPNSLSVFHHDNYCEQVWNCDQTFRNEQRRIYTTLGAIIVFFKSNDMIMIMRYNGEVYRLYQHEPAEEEEEEQGFTSDAEDVQEKSSGFKDLKAQGDSRFIIDKTKYLEHKKPKGKTTAATDQQETQRKSDLHTLNSKKSRPSQKIGSEESIQMSTKSNSVTNNLRSAVTNEVNFLNLLSSTYELKYLHLIITTSLGRRINLTHQGEIFEGPHCSIKEWHDYFANEAYCERSDGVKMIWSQDCFKCFHKDGSVFKTTIDDDIFREEVDEFESQITQSSSHNLIKSEIEDNGEKQELEGNFTQTVETLGKLLSTYIITEAAEEYITLDVPFVSYSFNSWFMQHQNYAEVYVLTPKLPNLSPSMEIFGIDNIRIYTHEETFFKADDSNVCDYDSLQSEGEEYTTDKLNIKVVVNVNIGDQLHVTADKEACEVYAVLGQSKVEKERKSDSLTLSLKYTDCINDAFKYLVNEIASFETNNRHKKEEFYYIEQMNKDSVIRGFEFFSKLPQLSLYNYHVSNNITQLKAVNTINELMTTICDGYKEDLNKFPRFKHPHKQDIDAIVDVPQVLSANIFIEIPKQLRNMANITKFLEPFECINFKKLRRKFKNILNFYLKPQQLNDLKTFSSTKNWKRRHWEHERRLFNEQQRLGLYQAMSKHKIYPNYWKFTNVYKGEIRHIEFFEFMQNKCDNKEEKASN; from the exons atGAGTGGCAAAAGACAAAACACGGAG CGCTTTCGTGACAAAACAAGTTATAGCCTGTATTGTGTCAATATCTATGGCTCTGGTTTAAAGGCGATCAAAGATGAATTTAAACGACAAGTTGAAACGGGCTTACGTCAAACCTTGTTTATGGTCGATTTAGAGGAACTTCAAGAAGATCTTAATAATCAACCACGTAATACAAAAATGAGAAAAGAATTGAAGGAAAACTTCAATACTTACATAATAAATTCTCTGATACAACACATACAAGGATTTTGCAAGGAATACGAATTACTAACCAAGAAAATCAATGaagaattaaaatttgatttatatgAATATTGGCTTCAGCATATAGAAGAGAAACCTAAAATGTCATTAGACAAAACTGATAAAATAAAGGAGAAAAAAACGGCAAAATTATCTAATGccagtaaattaaataaaattaactgcATCAGCTCCTTAAAAGCCAGAGAACATAATAGAGTGGGTCAATCTAAGTTAATGTCTCAAAGAAAG TACATTAAAGATGAACCCACCTCGGGCAAATTGTACATAATTATTTTGGGCCAAATGAGTGAACATTTCTATACGGATTTATTAAG ACGAGATCAACCTCTGGAGGGCATTATAAACTTTATACCAACTGAAAGCAACTATGACATCATGTTGGGCAATAATAAATTAcgaaattttattgcggaaACTTTAGAAATAATTAATTCCTCAATTTATCAAATTAGACAAGAAGTATTTACAAAACAGGTTGGTTTATTTAATCATAATCTACCGATTATATCCAACTGTTTGGCCACAAAACATTCCCGGGAAATCTATGATCAATTAACCTGGAGCATCTATGATATGGACATGTTGAAGCAACAATATGAAATGTATTACTATAGACCTTATCAAGTAATAGATGTTGGCATACCGGTCGGTGTAAATTTAACACAGCTGTATCATGCGGCCGAGTCTTTAAGTATACAGGGTAATTTTCAGAAATGTAATTTACCTATAAATGGCACAGATTTAGCTTCTATAGCTGgttatttaaatagtttattaaatactagtgATTTATCAGAAGAGTTGCAGCAAAGCTGTTCTAATATATCTTTACAAAACTCATTTTCATCTGTTACCAAAATTCCCAAGTATGAGAGATTAATTGTGgccgaaaataataaattattattaaatatggtGCAATATGCTGATCTTAACAGATACCAATCAATATATTTATGCTGTTTAGACTACAGCATTTTAAGACAATACGCAATGTCTTCAGAACAACAATTTCTACCGACTTTTATTAGGCATGATGAGCAAAATTTAAGCAATTTCGAATCTCTAACTCTGcccaaatatgtaaaattttatgccaATGCAGATTGTAGTGGCCAGAGGATTACAGAATTACTTAAGGAATATGATAACTGCGAAATTCAAGAAATTTCTCCCGGCTACAAACTCTACgcttttaaaagattttataatgCCTTAAATGAAGATGATGGCAGAGTGATAATACCCACACGTTTATGTTTTCGTGATTTTAGTTTATATCAAATGGaagagtttttgaaaaatttaaaaattccccaaCTAAACACAGATTCTCCATCTGAAGAAAGCATTCaggagaaaaaagtaaaaacggtggaatttaatgaaaatatgtttataagaCCCAATTCCCTCAAGGCTCTGAAATTGCAAAAAGAAAGAAGTAGTGAAGAAAACAGAAGCAGGAAAAGTGAATCTCGTTCCAGCAGAAGCAAAAATGAGAAGAAATCTTCCCTGAATAAATCAACCACAAAAACCGAAGAATCCATGGGCTTACCTCAAGATCATCCTCTTCTGATGGGTTACAATTTGGAGGATACACTACAGGAAGTTAAATACAAAGTCTCCAAATATTACTTCAAGCTAGGCTTTGTAAAACTCTATGAGGAGATGTGGTGTTTCCAAGTTATGAATAAACAATTGGCCTTAGCTATAAATAATGCAACTATATTTTTCCATAAACCTCGTCGAGAGCTTAAAGGTCTAGGAAATAACATACGTTTGATTACTAACAACAATGTCGATATACGTATACTTAATGATCCCCTGGAGTGTTCAAAGATTGTGATGAATTATCCAAATAGTTTGAGCGTATTCCATCATGATAACTATTGTGAGCAAGTTTGGAATTGCGATCAAACTTTTCGGAATGAACAGCGTAGAATTTATACTACTTTAGGAGCGATAATTGTTTTCTTTAAGAGCAATGATATGATAATGATAATGCGTTATAATGGTGAAGTTTATAGACTTTATCAACACGAGCCTGCGGAAGAGGAGGAAGAAGAACAAGGTTTCACTAGTGATGCAGAGGATGTTCAGGAGAAAAGTTCTGGTTTTAAAGATCTTAAGGCTCAGGGTGACTCGCGGTTTATAATAGATAAAACAAAGTACCTGGAACATAAAAAACCTAAAGGCAAAACAACTGCAGCTACAGATCAGCAGGAAACACAAAGGAAATCTGATCTCCATACTTTAAATTCCAAGAAATCTAGACCATCTCAGAAAATTGGGAGTGAGGAGTCCATACAAATGTCTACCAAATCAAATTCTGTAACAAATAATTTAAGATCTGCTGTAACGAATGAAGTAAACTTCCTAAATTTGTTAAGCTCTACATATGAGCTAAAATATTTACACCTTATTATTACTACTTCGCTAGGAAGGCGCATAAATTTGACACATCAGGGAGAG ATTTTTGAGGGACCTCACTGTTCTATAAAGGAATGGCATGATTATTTTGCCAATGAAGCTTATTGTGAGCGCAGTGATGGTGTCAAAATGATTTGGTCTCAAgattgttttaaatgttttcataaaGATGGTTCGGTTTTCAAAACCACTATTGACGATGATATTTTCAGAGAAGAAGTGGATGAGTTTG aatctcAAATTACACAAAGTTCTTCTCACAATCTAATAAAATCAGAAATAGAGGACAATGGAGAAAAACAGGAATTGGAGGGAAATTTCACACAAACTGTTGAAACACTTGGAAAATTG CTCTCAACATACATAATTACCGAAGCTGCAGAGGAATATATAACACTAGATGTACCATTTGTAAGCTATTCCTTTAATAGTTGGTTTATGCAACATCAAAATTATGCTGAGGTTTATGTCTTGACTCCAAAGTTACCGAATTTGTCCCCTAGTATGGAAATATTTGGCATAGACAATATACGAATTTATACACATGAAGAAACTTTCTTTAAAGCTGATGATAGTAATGTTTgtgattacgattcactacaaTCAGAAGGTGAAGAATATACAAcagataaattaaatattaaggttGTAGTTAATGTAAACATTGGTGATCAACTTCATGTGACAGCGGATAAAGAAGCTTGTGAAGTATATGCCGTGTTGGGGCAATCTAAAGTTGAAAAGGAAAGGAAGAG TGATTCCTTGACATTGAGTTTAAAGTATACGGACTGTATAAATGATGCTTTCAAATACTTGGTTAATGAAATTGCCTCATTTGAAACTAATAATAGGCATAAAAAGGAGGAATTTTATTATATAGAACAAATGAATAAGGATTCTGTTATAAgag GTTTTGAGTTTTTCTCTAAGCTACCTCAACTCTCCCTCTACAATTACCATGTAAGCAATAATATTACTCAACTAAAGGCTGTTAATACCATAAATGAATTAATGACCACCATTTGTGATGGTTATAAAGAAGATCTCAACAAGTTTCCTCGCTTTAAACATCCTCACAAGCAAGATATTGATGCAATAGTTGATGTTCCCCAAGTTTTAAGTGCaaa catatttattgaaattcccAAGCAATTGCGAAACATGGCGAATATTACCAAATTTTTAGAACCTTTTGAAtgtatcaattttaaaaaattacgccgcaaattcaaaaatattcttaatttttatctcAAACCACAACAGCTAAACgatttgaaaacatttagtAGTACTAAAAACTGGAAAAGGCGTCATTGGGAACATGAAAGACGACTTTTTAACGAACAACAGCGTTTGGGTCTGTACCAGGCCATGAGTAAACATAAAATCTATCcaaattattggaaatttaCTAACGTTTATAAGGGTGAAATCAGACACATTGAATTTTTTGAGTTCATGCAAAATAAATGTGACAATAAAGAAGAAAAAGCgtctaattaa
- the LOC135955053 gene encoding uncharacterized protein LOC135955053 yields the protein MSKTVLSPLLNEELIKRALQSYHNVNNASAFIVKACNFKLSSANGDNFCSEIYQVDVQYELNGNAEKQNFIVKIMIPEIAEIGSNEKEMFNIVLPAMEKCLNVVEGENENKLYAKCLISEANKREEFYVLENLNSLGYYCADRIKGLDLQHALVLMRKIAKFHAASMLYAKQFPQVVKSLRASHFEKGASDVIAQAITFGGFEYVGNMIKNWPKYEALSERVHAVIPKFNQLVMEVVNSNNSKFNVINHGDLWVNNFLYKYDIDSGRPIDVLFVDFQNCFWGSCGFDINWFLNTSLELQVLRENRLQLIQTYYDVLQQTLEKENYPASEIPSLEDVLMEIRRSELIGLYTSLCELPIVALEKSKSQGFDCNTFGQPEKMKEIRVLMYDNERVKDILEYTLKYYEEINML from the exons ATGTCGAAAACTGTGTTATCTCCCCTACTCAACGAAGAACTTATCAAGAGAGCTCTTCAAAGTTATCACAATGTAAACAATGCGAGTGCTTTTATTGTGAAAGCATGCAATTTTAAGCTTTCATCGGCAAATGGAGACAACTTTTGTAGCGAGATATACCAAGTGGATGTACAATATGAATTGAATGGCAATGCTGAGAagcaaaattttattgtgaaaattaTGATACCGGAAATAGCCGAAATAGGTTCAAATGAGAAAGAAATGTTTAACATAGTGCTGCCGGCCATGGAAAAGTGTTTAAATGTAGTAGAaggtgaaaatgaaaataagttATATGCCAAATGTTTAATAAGTGAAGCGAACAAAAGGgaagaattttatgttttggaaAACTTAAATAGTTTGGGTTATTACTGTGCAGATCGCATCAAAGGTTTAGATCTACAACATGCCCTAGTATTGATgagaaaaatagcaaaatttcatgCAGCTTCTATGTTATATGCCAAACAA tTTCCTCAAGTTGTAAAATCTCTAAGGGCTTCGCATTTTGAGAAAGGCGCATCTGATGTTATTGCACAAGCCATTACGTTTGGGGGTTTTGAGTATGTAGGCAATATGATTAAAAATTGGCCTAAATATGAGGCCTTGTCTGAAAGAGTACATGCAGTGATACCAAAATTCAATCAACTTGTTATGGAAGTGGTCAATTCAAATAACTCCAAATTCAATGTCATTAATCATGGAGATTTGTGGGTCAATAATTTCCTGTACAAATACGACATAGACTCCGGCAGGCCTATAGATGTGctattt GTGGACTTTCAAAATTGTTTCTGGGGTAGTTGTGGTTTTGAtattaattggtttttaaacacCAGTTTAGAATTGCAAGTTTTAAGAGAAAATCGCCTGCAACTAATACAAACATATTATGATGTACTGCAGCAGACATTGGAGAAGGAAAATTATCCTGCATCAGAGATTCCCAGTTTAGAAGATGTTCTTATGGAAATCAGGCGTAGTGAGTTAATTGGTTTATACACTTCCTTATGTGAATTGCCAATTGTTGCTTTGGAAAAGTCCAAATCACAAGGATTTGACTGTAATACTTTCGGCCAGCCAgaaaaaatgaaagaaatacgTGTTCTAATGTATGACAATGAACGTGTAAAGGATATTTTAGAGTATACTTTGAAATACTATGAGGAAATAAAtatgttgtaa
- the LOC135954644 gene encoding uncharacterized protein LOC135954644: MSKTVLSPLLNEELIKRALQSYHNIQNKSAFTLKACDFKLSSANGENFCSKIYQVDVQYELNGNDENTSFIVKIVIPEIAELGSNEAIMLNSILPAMEKCLNENKLYARCLISESQKDEFYVLENLNSLGYFCADRTKGLDLEHAQVLMTKIAKFHAASMLYAKKFPDVVESLLGSVFEKGACDEVSQVITYGGFEYVANMIKTWPTYETLSQKVLSIIPKYNSLAFELVNSKHSKFNVINHGDLWVNNFLYKYSKDSNRPIDVLFVDFQHCFWGSCGFDINWFLNSSLELKVLRDNRQQLIQIYYDALKESLMLENYPQQEIPSLEDVLVEIKRCEFIGFYISLCEFPMFALERSKSQGFDNNTFTQPEKMSEIRVLMYDNVRVKETLAYTLKYFEKINLL, from the exons ATGTCTAAAACTGTGCTTTCCCCTCTACTTAACGAAGAACTTATCAAACGTGCTCTCCAAAGTTATcataacatacaaaataaaagtgcTTTTACATTGAAAGCTTGCGATTTTAAGCTATCGTCGGCAAATGGAGAAAACTTTTGCAGCAAGATATATCAAGTGGATGTACAATATGAGTTGAATGGCAATGATGAGAATACgtcatttattgtaaaaattgtgATACCGGAAATAGCTGAACTAGGTTCGAATGAAGCAATTATGCTTAACTCTATACTGCCGGCTATGGAAAAGtgcttaaatgaaaataaattatatgcaCGATGTCTGATAAGTGAAAGCCAGAAGgatgaattttatgttttggaaAACTTAAATAGTCTGGGTTACTTTTGTGCAGATCGTACAAAAGGTTTAGATCTAGAACATGCCCAAGTGTTGATGACAAAAATTGCCAAATTTCATGCAGCCTCTATGTTATATGCCAAAAAA TTTCCTGATGTAGTAGAATCTCTACTGggttcagtttttgaaaaaggaGCTTGTGATGAGGTATCCCAAGTTATAACCTATGGTGGTTTCGAATATGTGGCTAATATGATTAAAACGTGGCCAACTTATGAGACCTTAtctcaaaaggtactttctattATACCCAAATACAATAGTTTGGCGTTTGAACTTGTGAATTCCAAGCACTCtaaatttaatgttattaatCATGGCGATTTGTGGGTCAataatttcttatataaatataGCAAAGATTCCAACAGGCCTATAGATGTTttattt gtGGACTTTCAACATTGTTTTTGGGGCAGTTGTGGTTTTGACATAAACTGGTTTTTGAATTCAAGTCTGGAATTGAAGGTTTTAAGAGACAATCGCCAACAACTAATACAAATATATTATGATGCTTTGAAGGAATCTTTGATGTTGGAAAATTACCCTCAACAAGAAATTCCTTCGCTAGAAGATGTTCTTGTGGAAATTAAACGTTGTGAGTTTATTGGTTTTTACATTTCATTATGTGAGTTCCCCATGTTTGCCTTGGAAAGGTCCAAATCTCAAGGTTTTGACAACAATACTTTTACCCAACCAGAGAAAATGAGCGAAATACGAGTTTTGATGTATGACAATGTACGTGTCAAGGAAACTTTGgcatatactttaaaatattttgaaaaaataaatcttttatga
- the LOC135953235 gene encoding uncharacterized protein LOC135953235, protein MSIFLIFYSLLIVYVTFPSVTTKPTDSVSYIETLNFQHENDKWICGDVECPENTFGCKIRIKSDDDDKKVLHQSFTCFDDEKQNILDAETKIELPMRKQIDIDLETYVGAVSSFSTGYGMGGVENANGVVAENYLNGLKESARGNRRIFADIQDQLQL, encoded by the exons atgtcaatttttttaatattctattCATTACTAATTGTTTATGTAACATTCCCAAGTGTTACAACAAAACCTACTGACTCTGTATCCTACATAGAAACACTAAACTTTCAACATGAAAATG ATAAATGGATTTGTGGTGATGTTGAATGCCCCGAGAACACTTTTGGCTGTAAAATACGCATAAAAAGCGATGACGACGATAAAAAGGTTCTTCATCAATCCTTTACATGTTTTGACGATGAAAAACAGAATATACTAGATgctgaaactaaaattgaattGCCGATGCGTAAACAAATTGATATAGACCTGGAGACCTATGTGGGAGCAGTATCGTCATTTAGTACTGGCTATGGCATGGGAGGCGTTGAAAATGCTAATGGTGTTGTtgctgaaaattatttaaatggtttaaaagAATCCGCTAGGGGAAATAGGAGAATATTTGCAGATATACAGGATCAATTAcagctataa
- the LOC135955109 gene encoding asparagine-rich protein-like, whose protein sequence is MFIKMFKLLAICVLCFNVYTLARSVSISQVGDVIIEKSDDKWKCDKIECPPDTDRCFVSKSNKEEPSILKRVNYCYSRDNQILKQYVNETPVDPTTKINMQITTTRHGNNIGGSIGNSGTLEDFDEEKFNHEMNQMQANINSQMANMDKEMENQMQHLHSNLQNMNENINKNLQNQMDNLHENLAQMQYNLDHMFD, encoded by the exons atgtttatcaaaatgtttaaattattagCTATTTGTGTGCTCTGCTTCAATGTGTACACACTAGCGCGTTCCGTGTCAATATCCCAGGTAGGAGATGTAATAATTGAAAAATCGGATg ataaatggAAATGTGATAAGATCGAATGTCCCCCAGATACTGATCGTTGTTTCGTTTCAAAATCCAATAAAGAAGAACCCTCAATTCTAAAACGTGTCAATTATTGCTATTCCAGAGACAATCAAATATTGAAACAATACGTAAATGAAACACCAGTTGATCCCACGACCAAAATTAATATGCAAATCACCACCACTCGTCATGGTAACAATATCGGTGGTAGTATTGGTAATTCTGGAACACTGGAGGATTTCGATGAGGAAAAATTCAATCATGAAATGAATCAGATGCAAGCCAACATAAACTCCCAAATGGCAAATATGGATAAGGAAATGGAAAATCAAATGCAACATTTACATTCCAATCtacaaaatatgaatgaaaacattaacaaaaACCTCCAAAATCAAATGGATAATTTGCATGAAAATCTAGCTCAAATGCAATATAATTTGGATCACATGTTTGATTAA
- the LOC135954353 gene encoding uncharacterized protein LOC135954353, protein MFKLLAICVLCFNMYTQARSVSISQIGDVRIERSDDKWQCDKIECPPDTYRCFVSKSNEVDPSILKRVNYCYSRDNEILKQYVNETPVDPKSKINMQITSTRNGNIISGNNVYSGSLENFDEEKFNREMNQMQANLNSQMANMNKDLNHQMQHLHSNLQNMNENINRNVQNQMHNLHENLSQMQYNLDHMFD, encoded by the exons ATGTTTAAATTATTAGCTATTTGTGTGCTCTGCTTCAATATGTACACACAAGCGCGTTCCGTATCAATCTCCCAGATAGGGGATGTACGAATTGAAAGATCGGATG acaaGTGGCAATGTGATAAAATCGAATGTCCCCCTGATACTTATCGTTGTTTCGTTTCAAAATCCAATGAAGTAGACCCCTCAATTCTAAAACGTGTCAATTATTGCTATTCCAGAGATaatgaaatattgaaacaatACGTAAATGAAACACCAGTTGATCCCAAGTCCAAAATTAATATGCAAATCACCTCAACTCGTAATGGTAACATTATCAGTGGTAATAATGTTTATTCTGGATCACTGGAGAATTTCGATGAAGAAAAATTCAATCGTGAAATGAATCAAATGCAAGCCAACTTAAACTCCCAAATGGCGAATATGAATAAGGACTTGAATCATCAAATGCAACATTTACATTCCAATCTTCAGAATATGAATGAAAACATTAACAGAAACGTTCAAAATCAAATGcataatttacatgaaaatctaAGTCAAATGCAATATAATTTGGATCACATGTTTGATTAA
- the LOC135955023 gene encoding asparagine-rich protein-like, whose amino-acid sequence MFKLLAICVLCFNIFTQARSLSTYQMGDVLIERSDDKWKCDKIECPPDTDRCFVSKSNKVEPSILKRVNYCYSKDNQILKQYVNETPVDPKSKINMQITSTSNGNVSSNGGSLEDFDEEKFNHEMNQMQANLNSQMANMDKELENQMQHLHSNLQNMNENINKNLQNQMDNLHENLAQMQYNLDHMFD is encoded by the exons atgtttaaattattagCTATTTGTGTGCTCTGCTTCAATATTTTCACACAGGCGCGTTCCTTGTCAACCTACCAAATGGGGGATGTACTAATTGAAAGATCGGATG ataaatggAAATGTGATAAAATCGAATGTCCCCCTGATACTGATCgttgttttgtttcaaaatcCAATAAAGTAGAACCCTCAATTCTAAAACGTGTCAATTATTGCTATTCCAAAGATAATCAAATATTGAAACAATACGTAAATGAAACACCAGTTGATCCCAAGTCCAAAATTAATATGCAAATCACCTCCACTAGTAATGGTAATGTCAGCTCAAATGGTGGATCATTGGAGGATTTCGATGAGGAAAAATTCAATCATGAAATGAATCAGATGCAAGCCAACTTAAACTCCCAAATGGCGAATATGGATAAGGAATTGGAAAATCAAATGCAACATTTACATTCCAATCtacaaaatatgaatgaaaacattaacaaaaACCTCCAAAATCAAATGGATAATTTGCATGAAAATCTAGCTCAAATGCAATATAATTTGGATCACATGTTTGATTAA
- the LOC135954137 gene encoding uncharacterized protein LOC135954137, producing MIFIENLKLFAICVLCLNMYTQVSSTTITQIGDVRIEKSNGIWLCDRIECPPDADRCFVSKSNEVDPSILKRVNYCYSRDNQILKQHVSETPVDPNSKIKMQMTSTRNGGIITSNDGYIGSLEDFDEEKFNRQMNKMKTNLKHMNENVNKNLKHQMHNLHENLNKMKNKMAHMFDD from the exons ATGATAtttatcgaaaatttaaaattatttgctattTGTGTGCTCTGTCTCAATATGTACACACAAGTGAGTTCCACGACTATCACCCAGATAGGCGATGTACGCATTGAAAAATCAAATG GTATATGGCTATGTGATAGAATCGAATGTCCCCCTGATGCTGATCGTTGTTTCGTTTCAAAATCCAATGAAGTAGACCCCTCAATTCTAAAACGTGTCAATTATTGCTATTCCAGGGACAATCAAATATTGAAACAGCATGTATCTGAAACACCAGTTGATCccaattctaaaattaaaatgcaaATGACCTCCACTCGTAATGGTGGCATTATCACCAGTAATGATGGTTATATAGGATCACTGGAGGATTTCGATGAGGAAAAATTCAACCGTCAAATGAATAAGATGAAAACCAATCTTAAACATATGAATGAAAACGTGAACAAAAACCTCAAACACCAAATGCATAATTTGCatgaaaatctaaataaaatgaaaaataaaatggcaCATATGTTTGATGATTAA